The Bacillota bacterium genome segment GCAAAGTATCTCTGAAGAACAGGTGATAAAAGCAGATCCGGATATCATACTCACAACTTGCGGCTCATATACTGCAAGCGGCAACGCGGCATCGGAAATAATGTCACGAAAAAACTGGCAATCAATTACCGCAGTTAAAAATGGCGCAGTTTATGATATTAACGCCGATACCACCAGCCGCCCCGCCCCACGTCTTGTTGACGCAGCACGAGAACTAATAAAAAAAGTTTATGACAAATAAAAGCTATAATTACAAAATAATATTAATTATCAGCATTCTGGTTCTTGCTTTATCGTTTTTGGTTTCATTGACGGTTGGAAGCGTTTCTATCCCGCTTTCCGATTCAGTAAAACTTATCGCAGGAAAGATATTTGGTTTTAGTACTGATAATATCTCTAAGAGCACTTCTGTTATATTATTTTCTGTTAGGATGCCAAGGGTAATCCTATCCGGTCTTGTAGGAGCCTGCCTTTCTGTTTCCGGCTGTGTTATGCAGGGGATTCTAAAAAATCCTCTTGCAGAGGGAGGAACTCTGGGAGTCTCATCAGGCGCTTCACTTGGCGCTGTGATTGCCATTTTTTTCTCTTCTGCTCTCCATGTCCAGGGGTATGCTTTTACGGCATTATTTGCAATGGTTTTTGCTTTTATATCTATCTTGATCGTTATGGCAATTGCACACCTTATTGATAAAAGTATATCGACTGCCACACTGATACTTACCGGCGTAGTTTTCTCAATGTTTGCAAGCAGTATCGTAAGTCTTATTATATCTCTATCCGGGGATCAATTAAGGCGGATTGTTTTTTGGTCTATGGGTTCATTTTCAGGTCGCGGGTGGCAATACGTCCTGCTGACTTTACCTTTCGTTATTATCGGCACCGTGTGGATACTGCGTTATACCTGGGAACTTGACGCATTTGCTCTTGGTGAACAGGAAGCTCGCTATATAGGTGTAAACGTCACAAGAATAAAGATAGAATTAT includes the following:
- a CDS encoding iron ABC transporter permease, with amino-acid sequence MTNKSYNYKIILIISILVLALSFLVSLTVGSVSIPLSDSVKLIAGKIFGFSTDNISKSTSVILFSVRMPRVILSGLVGACLSVSGCVMQGILKNPLAEGGTLGVSSGASLGAVIAIFFSSALHVQGYAFTALFAMVFAFISILIVMAIAHLIDKSISTATLILTGVVFSMFASSIVSLIISLSGDQLRRIVFWSMGSFSGRGWQYVLLTLPFVIIGTVWILRYTWELDAFALGEQEARYIGVNVTRIKIELFIAVSLLIGISVSVSGVISFVGLIIPHIIRRLTGPSHLRLLVTSFFSGSAFLMLADLLSRTLLSPVELPVGVVTSLI